A genome region from Cydia splendana unplaced genomic scaffold, ilCydSple1.2 scaffold_81_ctg1, whole genome shotgun sequence includes the following:
- the LOC134805927 gene encoding uncharacterized protein LOC134805927 translates to MSYPIKYLSLQKAELEYEVILRGGSTGSVQDLRSQIVKLAIPPEDILESHLEPAVDLDAVKDSLTKSQTMLASLKSKFDKTLFLRTENLLHHIYHRLRRISNVSATLVDQHKNYCTTFNNQYKEITTLRPASTSNANAVSVLEPEATAVLHCDRNLTSDLAKLKYSGKACVFSFIQRVEEFVEVRNISKDRVLKFAYEIFTDDALHWFRCNKESFQSWDDVVVLLKKDFSPKNYDYRLTNEIKYRTQGEQENISIYLSIMHGMFSRLVKPLSEEEKLEIILHNIRPCYASTLAASPEIKDLKTLKTLCTNYEDIQSRLSLFHEPPRVTSETLAPEFAYTKYHKNNIYYTNKNYQNTNSNEKQKNYYNQNKYPNYSSSYNYNKSKTTEEKPTTTNAVQATANSTKNVNTASNSRKYCPRCRTDTHSLKECKQPHFPICFKCGNKGVRYPDCKSCNPKDAKN, encoded by the coding sequence ATGTCGTacccaattaaatatttgtcactACAAAAAGCTGAGCTTGAATATGAGGTGATCCTTAGAGGTGGTTCAACTGGTTCGGTGCAGGACCTCCGAAGCCAGATAGTAAAATTGGCCATACCTCCTGAGGACATTTTGGAATCACATTTAGAGCCTGCGGTTGACCTTGATGCTGTTAAAGATAGTCTAACAAAATCCCAAACGATGCTAGCATCCCTCAAATCTAAATTTGATAAGACCCTGTTCTTGCGTACCGAAAATCTACTACACCACATATATCACAGATTAAGGCGTATCTCAAACGTTAGTGCCACGTTAGTTGACCAGCACAAAAATTATTGCACTACCTTTAACAACCAATACAAAGAAATTACGACGTTGAGGCCGGCATCAACCTCAAATGCAAATGCAGTCTCAGTTTTGGAACCTGAAGCTACGGCGGTACTCCACTGTGATCGTAACCTGACTTCTGACTTGGCAAAACTAAAGTACTCTGGAAAAGCCTGCGTTTTTTCTTTCATTCAAAGAGTTGAAGAATTCGTAGAGGTTAGGAATATATCAAAGGATCGTGTATTGAAGTTTGCCTACGAGATTTTCACTGATGACGCATTACATTGGTTCCGTTGCAATAAAGAAAGTTTTCAAAGCTGGGACGATGTCGTCGTCCTATTAAAAAAAGACTTTAGTCCAAAGAATTACGACTATCGCCtgactaatgaaataaaatatcgtACGCAAGGGGAACAAGAAAACATTTCTATTTACTTGTCTATTATGCATGGCATGTTTTCGCGATTGGTTAAACCGTTGTCTGAGGAAGAAAAACTCGAAATTATCTTACATAACATCCGGCCATGTTATGCCAGCACCCTAGCCGCTTCACCTGAGATCAAGGACCTAAAGACATTAAAAACCCTTTGCACAAACTATGAGGACATTCAGTCACGCTTATCCTTGTTTCATGAACCACCTAGGGTGACTTCTGAGACTCTAGCCCCAGAATTTGCCTACactaaatatcataaaaataatatctactacacaaataaaaactaccaaaatacaaattcaaatgaaaaacAGAAAAACTACTATAATCAAAACAAATATCCTAACTACTCGAGCTCTTACAACTACAACAAATCTAAAACTACAGAGGAAAAGCCTACTACTACTAATGCTGTACAAGCGACAGCAAACAGTACAAAAAATGTCAACACTGCTAGTAACTCGCGTAAGTACTGTCCTAGGTGTCGCACTGATACACACTCTTTGAAAGAATGCAAACAGCCACACTTCCCTATCTGTTTTAAATGTGGTAATAAAGGTGTACGCTATCCTGATTGTAAATCCTGTAATCCTAAAGATGCAAAAAACTAA